From Gossypium raimondii isolate GPD5lz chromosome 11, ASM2569854v1, whole genome shotgun sequence:
GCGATCACTAATtctctaaaattcaaataaaccaaaacatttaaaataaaaatcagaaggttataatcttataaaatatttataaaattcttattttgaaaataagcttAAGTAAATTAAGAAACCTTAAAATACCACTTAAACTTTTAATGGTCTAGTAGTATTGAAAATCTTAAACTTTGAAATATCTTAAAAGTTCTTAAAAATGCAATAATATCTTAAATCATCACTCACCAAACTTCTCATGTTTACAGGCAAAGtcaaaacttgtaaaaaaaaaattaaaagaggaaGTGAGTTTAATTACTCGCCATTTCTGGGTTAAGCATGTACGAAAACATTTAGgccaatattttattgaaaatatataattccaaaatttatgggtaatttgtaacaaataattcaaagcatatttcatgttaaaactataataaagacaaattaataatttttaaaataccaatAGATAGAAATCAATCTTAACATTGGTGACAAAGATTGAAAACCACAATTAACACCAATGACAGTGGGTCGGAACAAAAACTACAATTCACTCTAATGACAATGGATcaaaaaccactattctaaACTGGTGGCACgattgaatttaatttctaagtaCAAAATACAAATTGACATGACCAACATTTAACCCCATTGGCAAGGCTGGAACATAACatattagaagaaaattcaaaatcatgAAAGTTGGATTAcccataatttttcaaattatacaaaacatcatataaaaaaaaattcaatattatactTTCCcaaaacatattatatatacacaagTATACCAAAAGCACAATCTGATTACTTATTTCTCCAAAAATGATTATACTAGCATGTTTAACCCGATTTTCATAAAACAtggataaaaaattatgtatcatGGATATGACATAAAATATTGAAGTTTGATTTTTTGAGGAATTAAACACCAAAGGAGTATTAAGTCACTTATTTGGTCTCTTGAATTGATACTTAAGTAACGATTTTCACAAATCCTCTAGTAGcctaaaatttaagaataaaacaCGAAAGTTagaattcaattaataaattagaGGCTCAAAATGTACAAATTTCTATGGTATTCGAGGCATTTCAATTGTGTGACAATTGTACAATATTTttagaaagaagaaaatatttaaaatatatattgtaatattcaaaaataagaagaaaaatatagtaataaattacatactaaaaatataaaagtagaaTAGATGAGGattattaatttacaaaattacaattttatataaagttaTTAATTGTGTTTTATAAGCTTTTACCACAAACTTGAGTAgaccaaatttatttaaatatatatgtataagaaaattcaataaattaataaaactcaatttaatatggctttcaacaaaataatgtatattcaaattcaaaatatgattaaaattgaaatttattgttTGATTTATAGCCATTCAAACTCATGATTTACTTGATCCTTCAACCatgaaaaacatgaatttaaatattaaatgtaatattaaaacttaaaaatttgttttgtcAAAATTGGTTACCAAAAGTCTAAGTTTCAAAAGTGAAGATATAAGAAATAATCGTATTTTGGTAGATTTTTTATCTGGGTTAACAATTTCGACTAATCTACATTAGAGTCTCATATCTTTTAACATAGGACTCATATAATCGAGATGACAATACCAAATGAAAGTACAAACTTTGcactataaaaaaataaatttttttgaaacaaataaacactTAAAGATGGATTTCTCGTGCATCAAAGTTGGTTATTCGAAACTATcaaaaccccccaaaaaaataaaaaatcattctcTTAAATTGCTTAACCAAAATGGATGCCACACATATCATTTTGGTACCATCAATGTCGTCAAAATCTCACCGGAAAGTCACCGGAATTTGGTAAACTATTAAACTAACCCAAATAAATACATGAGTTTTATGAAAAATAGTTTAAGTTCCGTTTTAAATAAAGAAGGAAAgtaaaaaacaatagaaatatgAGAACAAATAgagcaaaatgaattttattcaTTGATGTGATATTTACATTGCTTCTCTAAAGTCTGTATTTAGAGATACaagaaatataaatgatataaaatgcTATTTCTAATTGACATTGAAGTTCTAAAGCATCTGAAACTTCGTACTCTAATAGACATCCActtctataataataaaattgatactAAGGTTTTTTTTCTCACTTATAAAGCTTTTCCTCTTAAACATGTTACTTTAGgtaaaaaatacataaacccCTTGTACTATACCATAGATTGCATTTTAGCTTTTtactgaaaaaaaaacaaattatccCTATACATTAGATGAGTGAGCAAAATAGCTCATCCATTAAAATTGCACTTTAAATGTTTGTTTTCTTGTgtatatataaggtataatagcaaaattagcCTTCAACCtttacaaatttattcaatttgacctctactattttattgggaataaattagaaaattttgaaactaattagaaataatttaaaaaaatcaattaagcccttttaaattttaaaattatttaaaacatcataaaaattataaagaaaatttataaaacaaaagttataaaaattttaaaattataattttattaaaaataacaatttcaatCCAATAAAAGATTAgggtcaattttttaaaaaatcttatacCATTAGATTTTAGTGGGTcaacattgttaatttttataaaaaagtataccttttatgatttttaataattttaaaatttaaaagggcttaattgattgttttaaaatttgttactaATTCCATTTTGACCCTTTAGTCTtaatagattaattttttaatttacttccaataaaagagtaagggtcaaattgaataaatatgtaaagattgaggactaaatttattatataccATATATGAAAATGCCAAATTTTAATAGAGGAACTATTTTATTCAGTCATCTAAGGAGCTAATTTACCCAattttttcaatagaaaaactaaaatgcaaagttgataaatttttggTTGTTAGAAAACAAATTTCCTTCATGGAAGTGTTGTGTTTGGCGTTGGGTTGGGTGTTTTAGAGGCGGAAGCAAGGGAATGGTAAATAGATGGGCTTGCATCTGGCGGTGAGATTTTTGGCAAACACCTAAATTCAATGAGATttgacaaaaatttcaagaaattaattgaaatatgtaaaatatgcGTGATGGGGGTTCAAGTTTAAAACAGCCCTTCCTAAGCGTAAAAAAGTAAGTTTAATTTGAGTCATCATTAGGTGATTGACTTGTAAAATTAACCCAACCTTAGATctcatttattcaactcattaaTGAATCCAAAAACACAATCTATCAACTTATTTGTCGCcatactaataattttcttatcaaCTATCATCATTCATTGCTGAATTTAAGACAACAAAGGAATTCAAGTAGTTGGACAGTTCCAATCAGATGAGCTAGAGAATCCATAATCATAACTTCTCTAAAGGAACCAAGGATTATGAATATATTTCACGTATTTCTGCATTTTCTTATGCCATGctcctattttatatttttataattttcgatAAATTCTGTGCTcattcccccccccccttttttatTCTACTGTATTTTTGGACCAGTAATACGGCATCTTGCAATGTTTATATCTATGGAAAGTTTTAGAATTAAGCCTTATTTGCCTTTTGGAATTTCATTTCCTTACCCAATTAAAAGTGCAGTatcattttctttcaacttCATGATTATGGGTTGGAAAGGCAATGCCAACAAATGTTAGAAACTAGTTATGATTGAATCATGTTATATGTGAGTCCAAATTAAATCAACCCTTGAGTGGAATGTTAATGCTAATgatgttgaattttatttgtcCCCCCATCATACAACAACTCATATTCCATTTCTATTAGAGTTTAATTAGGGCGAAAAGTGATTTCttcataattcttttattatcattttaaattataataaaatcatcaaCTGCTAAATGTAATTATAAGACATATTGCATTGTTGAAAGGAGCAACCTTGAACCTCAAACATAGACTATAAAACAGACatgaaaaatacaagaaaaaatatataataaaaaattacatagaAGTTCATAACATAAGACTAGAAATCCTATCATACGTATATGCGTGTGgaaaccatttaatttaaaacacatatgtgtgtttaaaataacatgcgataaataataaaatgtacattaatcatattaactcatatgtataatatttaaataaaaatagattaaattgtataaaacaaAGTTTAAACGCATAAAGAAATTAgataaataatactaaatgcactacaattatttattatggTTTTGTCAACAATTGTGAGTTAGTGTcgagttgacttgtgacaccaattcaatcaataacattatctataccatttattaagtgttttaatgaATTGGTGTCACCCTCaactaaataaaactcttaataaatagtatagatTAACAACTAACAAGGATAATAACTTGtcgatattaaaattaaaatttataaaataaaaatgaagctTTGGTTGAGggtaaatttaatgttttactaATCCAATTGACATGGGTTTAAATCCAACAATTTGCatcttttaattgatttttgctaaattgaaaatagtaaaatactctcaaatattataacttattttaattacgaaaagtatttttgtaatttcttaaCCGAATTGATAACCCGATTGAAGGTGACATCAActcaataaaatacataataaataatatagaaaatgtACTCTACGTAGTATTTTGATGGGACTTctgtaattttgaattttggttgaATAATTGTAAGTTATATGCTCATGTTACAATATCAATGGAAGTCATTGTTACTATGAGTAATAATTAGAAGGTgtaattatggttttagtctacttattatgctaaaatttgtaatttaaattttttattttaatcttatataatttgacaatttatttctataatgttattaatagatctaaattaataatacttTAGTTTTGCTTGTTAAAGTCATTCATGatgtgatttaaaaaaaaattaaacggACTaacatgtaaatttattattgattaaacatgtttaattatattataaaagttgaggATCAATTTatgtcaaatcaaaataaatgtattaatctcaatttcaatgcaataaagggactaaaatgaaaattaaacttacTTAGAAACAtgctaaaattaattataagttcATAACAATTCTATTCTTTCATCATGAACTTAATAGTTTCATATTAATATTGTGAAGAGAAGTTAGATGAGAATTATTTAGGTCAAACTTgtataagttattattattattattaaatttgattaaataagtattaaGTTTGATATACCCCATATTTACATATTTCTCATGCTTGATGAGATCATCATCACAACGCTATCAAGTATGACCATCAAGTATTGGGTACAATTGTAAGGTACATTGTACTTTCAAGGAAATTACACATATTCGTAACTTGAAGATAACATTATTGGAAGGAGCAACCTCTAACCCCGAACATGACAGTAAAACAGacatgaaaaatacaaaaaataaaataaaataaaaaggattagaTAGAAGTTCATAACATAAGATTAGAAATCTTATCACACCCGTGTGTGGAAACTATGGATTTAGAACATagatgtgtgtttaaaaataacatgcaataaataatgaaacatatggTTTGGAACCAATTGATCataataacacattaaatatatacaatgttaaaataaaaatagattaaattgtgtaaaacgaaatttaaatacataaatacataagataaataacaataaatgcACTACAATTATATATCATGGTTTTGCCAACAATTGTGAGTTAGTGTCAAgttgactcgtgacaccaaccgattaaaacacttaataaatagtatagatatacaacAAATGACGATAATAATTtgtcaatattaaaataaaaatacataaaacaaattaaaatgaagttttagttaagtggtaaatttaatgttttattaatcTAATTGATGCGGTTCAAATCTTAAcatatgcataatttaattagtttttgttaaaatgaaaagacaaaaaatgtcccaaatattataacttattttaattatgagagagcatttcataatttcttaatCGAATTTATGATCAGATTGTGGGTGACACCAACTTAAATAATATAGATAAGTGAATTTTAGGCAACAATTGATAAATCTaatgtaattttgaattttggttgaATAATTGTAAGTTACATGCTCATGTTACAATCACAATGGAAATCACTGGTACCACgattaataatgtaattatggttttaatttatttttatgctaaaatttttaatttaatatttttattttaattttatataaattgacaatttattttataatattattaatagaattaaattgataatactTTACTTACATCATTAAACCCACTCATGATGtgattttagagaaaataaaaacatttaattgattataaaaGTTGAGGATGAATTTATGCCAAATTAAAATAGCTGTATTAATCCAAATTTCAGTgtaataaaaggattaaaagaaAGTTAGACATACTTAGAAACAtgctaaaattaattataagttaataacAATTCTATTCTTTCATCATCAACTTAATAgtttcatattaatattttgtattcaaatatttttcacGCTTAAACATATCATCAGGATCCCATCAAAGATAACCATCATATTTCAATTTCCTAAGCTAACTAGCCCGAAGTGAAGCACTTTCCAagttaatagaaaaataaagcgGTGCTGGGGGACCAATACATGTATGATTCAGCAGTTTTAACATATCTACTAGTCTTGGATGCTTTGGGTTAGTTAAAAAAAATCCCCCAGTTTCTGCTTGAAAATGGGAAGCCCTTAGTTGATGCAGATGAAATTAGCtataattgagaataaaattATCTCAATTTACTCAAGAACTACagtttactattataaaaatgaaaaggtaTTCCACGGAAGATATTGTCTATAAAATGGAAGTTCTGGAAATATAAACATTTCACCATAATTAGGCAACTCTTCTACCACCTCTTAAGTCTTATCGGTTCActcataaatataaaacatggtTGAATTATGGGCACTTCGTGATGGTCTCTCTTACTAACCAACTTAATATCTCTAACCTCCTTATTGAAGTGGATACCACCTCTGTTATTAGTTTCATCAACAACATTTATCTGAAAAAATTGTTGCTTCATCTTATTGTGACTGATTGCATGACTTTGCTGAATGACTTCCATCAAACTCCTCTTTTGCACATCTTTAGGAAGGGCCCTAGCTAATAAACACAACTCTTGTTATGGGCAAATGTAATACTGCTAGTATTTCtgttgtttattttgaataagaaAAAGTTCCAAATAGTAATCACGGGCCCTCAAGGAATTGAGTGCATTAACTATATGATGAAGTGAGATGAAGAGGGCCACAATGTAACACACCCCGCACGTAGTTTTccattctttctttcatttaaaTGATAGTATTGTATAAATTTGTCTATAGCAAGTGcatcaaatacaaatttatatatatttttatttgttcatattGATTTCTAACTAAATCTAGAATCGAACCAGGTCAAACTCTTAAATGGAAGCAAGTTCTTCCAacaaatatcgaacatattatCATTCGACCCCAACAGTCATTATTacacatttaaatcatttaCTATTTGCTTTTGGAATTTGTAAGCAATCATCGAAACCAAACCAGTTTTCCACATTTCATGATGCAGATATTATGATCTTCTAACAGCTCAGTTGAATTTATGGTAATAACAAATTATTAACAAAGAGTAGGCTTAACCGACGAGATTTGACAGAATGGTTATCTTCTCGACTTAATATCAAATTGAAGTTTATTCATAGTGTCTCCTTGCAGTCGTTGTAATAGTAATGTTATGCATTCAGGGTAAAGTGGTAAACCAGTCCTAACCAGGGATCgattatgataataatattcTAGAAGTGAACCCCCCATATGGTTGAAATTTGAAGTTGCAATCTATTCCCATTCCCCCACATTCTTTTTCAAGTCAGCTTATCATCACAACATTGACGACACTTTTTCACCATTGCCCTACACTGTATTTCACTGCTACTTAATGTCCTATCATAGACTTCAAATTCAGAGCTTCAACATCAACATACATTCATCTTTCACTTGTTAAAACAAGAATGCAACTGGTCTTTTTAACCATGTCTATAGCTCTTATAGTCATACTTGTTCTACCATTTGTCAGCTCATCTCAACAACATGTGGAATCCATTAATGGCAGCAATACAAACGATAAAGACAACATTACTAAGGTAATCTATTCATGTTGTTAACTTAGAAGCTTTGAATTGATGGAGTTTAATCCTCTTTGGAATCACCTAGTCTGAAGCTTGAGAATACACACAGGTGAGTCATAAACTGATGTTTGAGATTATATTGCATGGGATTATCCTTTGGGCATCAATGGGGTTTCTGGTGCCTGTTGGGATACTTGCTATTAGAATGTCGaacaaagaagaagaatgtGGGACGAGAAATCAAGTTCTTTTCTATGTTCATGCAGTGTCGCAGGCAAGTTCATCTTTTACGTTTAggtatataatttatatatgatgCAGTATTGGcatataattttgtatatagtgcaatataatttattaattatgcataaaattatataatattaatgaatgaaatattaactcatatatattataatttgtgtTACAACTAATGGTATTTTGGATAACCCTTTAGCTTTTTCAATGATAGCAAAAAGAGAATTTCTATGTATACGAAGCGTGATTCGTGGCATTAAGATATATGTCTACCCTCACAGTTTCTTCATATCCAATTAAAACCAagaaaactttaattatttgCTTTTAACTTGAGAGAGGcaatcattttacaaatatttgctttaatttttattgaaatggtaaaatttatttttagaaaattgggATGAGGATATAATTATTTACAAGCATGGATTAAAATGAATTGTAAAAGCAATGTTGCCaacctattaaaataatagtttaataaaataaataataatattttaatttaagagtGTCGTTATGCAGGCAGACGACAccctcttttaaaaatatataaaatttatttaaaaatataaaattaaaactcatgCATAGTGCATACcctttagttaaaatattattatttatttattttattaaaatattaatttttataaatggtGACAGGTTGGTGATATCGTTTTTACTATTCATTTAAACTcatttacattaataattttctctCACCCTAATttcctaaataattttttccgtattatttaaataataaattctaaaaagtaacaaacaataataactattgaaaattataatttaaatagtaGAGCCTTTTGgtcatttttcaattcaattcatatctAAAGGTGAATTTAGTTAATTActtgaatataatatttaatctataaatagattaaatatttgtatcataatttaaatagttGTTGTGGATATGCAAGGGCAGAGCCAAGGGTCTAGCAAGGGCCtacttttttaaaatgaaaaacttttcatttagacttatttataatttataaaattttaaattaatagtaaTACAATTATACTTTGGCcttccaaaatgataaaaatttgatttagtcttttaaaattataaatatataaactattaaaatggtagaaatatattttttactatcataaaattatacaatttaattctacCTCAAAAATTCCATGTGAACATGATTCTTTTTATACAACATGTTTTAAATCATGTTTTTTTGCTAGTGTTATCACAGTTATTGCAatcataaaaatgatttttaaaatgatttatgatgtattatttataaaataaaattattcacaagttacaatatatatagtatatacaTGTAGTTTAATATCATGTGTTTAACCGCTATGAATCATAGCCATTTGGGTATTATTACGGTAAATATCGACGGtaggaaaaatcaaaatcataaaattaacataatttcttaTTATGATTTGTGATTGCCGGATgcataattatttaatgattattgatataatgagggatcaaattttttaaaattttgagatttacaAATACATGATTGTTAAATATTAAGGATGACAGTAAAATTTATGTTGAGCAGATACTTTCTGTACTTCTAGTTACAGTAGGAGCAATCATGTCCATCAAAAACTTCAATAACTCCTTCAACAATCATCACCAAAGACTAGGGGTAGCTTTATATGGTATCATATGGTTGCAAGCTTTAACCGGGGCTCTACGTTCATGCAGGTAAACCTTCATAAATGATTTGCCTTTGTAATTTAGCCCTACGGCTTTGCTTGGTAGAgtgataaaaaaattggaaagatggaaaattgaagggatcgaaaacatatttttttcttttcacaagTGTATTTGATGGGAAGGatggaaaaatagaaagaaaaatattttttctttccatacATTGCTTGGTAgagtgaaaaaagaaagaaaataaaacttttgaaaaatgcataattttgagCTAACATgtatttctatttcattttggaatgattaatttttatacacTAGTATGGAAAATGATCATCCctcctattttctttcttttcatttttattctaatGAAGcccactcaaaatttattttcttttcactttttcactctCTTCTtttatccctttatttttttactcaacCAAGCACACCCTAAATCAGCTTGCATTTTGGGATATAGAGTGCAAAATTGAAACATTTATAACGCATTATGTTTAGGGGATCCAAGGGAAGAAGTGCATGGTTTATTGCACATTGGTTACTAGGAACTGCGGTGTGTATTTTAGGTGTACTCAACATTTACACAGGATTGGGAGCATTGCATGAAAAGACATCAGCAAGCACAAAGCTTTGGACCATAATTTTGACTGCTGAGATTTGTTTGATTGTTTTCATTTATCTATTTCAAGATAAATGGTCGTATTTACAGTCACAAAAGCAACCATCGTTTGTGCGCCGTGAACCTATAAGACCCTACCCTTTCAGAACAAGAGAATATGGTCGTGGAATTAACTACTAAAAAAGGTTTTGGTTAAAAAATACGTAATTATCACGGGTTAATATCTAATCCATTATTTTCCGATACATGGATCATCGTCATTCATATGTGTAAGGTTCGCTCATGAATGATGTAAATTGAATTTATGAATGGTGATTAAATTTGTATTggataataatgaataaaaacaataatagaaAGGAGCTTTGCCCGTTATTACTTAGTaacaattttgttattttctctcttctatattttgaattttttctttggAAGCATTGGTCTTTAGAACATAATAAAACTTGTAAACACAATTTCTATCAGGCTTTTTATTGAGGGTATTTTGCTGTTGTTTCTATTCATATAAGTTATTATCAGTAAGGAAGGTTGAAATTTACACAGTTCCATTGGGCATGGTGGTTAACTTTCACTCATTTTAACATGTCCccaatttaactaaatttatgtTTAACGGATTCTTATAGTGCATGTGTCTAGTATTTGTGTGTTACATACTATAATCCgaaaaaccttttaaattttttttttgaatttactgcattaaatatatatatcaatatccATAACTCAAATCATATCCACAAAAAGTGAATGAGACAACAAAAGcttatcttttttaaaaaaaaagatgcaTATTACGAATACATATACTAAAAGCAATGTGTATAGAACAACATCAGCTGATGTGTAGTCCCAAAATGAGGCAAACCTGAGAGCAGTGTGATTACAAGACAAGATAGCAGAATAGAGGAAAATGCTCTTTGCCCCAAACCGGTGG
This genomic window contains:
- the LOC105803502 gene encoding cytochrome b561 domain-containing protein At4g18260, which gives rise to MQLVFLTMSIALIVILVLPFVSSSQQHVESINGSNTNDKDNITKVSHKLMFEIILHGIILWASMGFLVPVGILAIRMSNKEEECGTRNQVLFYVHAVSQILSVLLVTVGAIMSIKNFNNSFNNHHQRLGVALYGIIWLQALTGALRSCRGSKGRSAWFIAHWLLGTAVCILGVLNIYTGLGALHEKTSASTKLWTIILTAEICLIVFIYLFQDKWSYLQSQKQPSFVRREPIRPYPFRTREYGRGINY